One part of the Sphingopyxis sp. PAMC25046 genome encodes these proteins:
- a CDS encoding DUF3237 domain-containing protein, whose product MMDQPEFRYLCSYRATFTEPQQQIGTAHFGRRMIAALTGGEVEGERLRGRVMPSGGDWATIDDRDTLRLDARITFETHDGALIYISYRGVLRPLSVAHRHARGGGPQTAAERKEIYFRTTPMFETGDERYSWLNDIVAVGLGASVGGAVRYDVFELL is encoded by the coding sequence ATGATGGACCAGCCCGAGTTCCGCTACCTCTGCTCCTATCGCGCCACCTTCACCGAACCCCAGCAGCAGATCGGGACCGCGCATTTCGGCCGCCGTATGATCGCCGCGCTCACCGGCGGCGAAGTCGAAGGCGAACGGCTGCGCGGCCGCGTCATGCCGAGCGGCGGCGACTGGGCGACGATCGACGACAGGGATACGCTACGCCTCGACGCGCGGATCACCTTCGAAACGCACGACGGGGCGCTGATCTATATATCCTATCGCGGCGTGCTGCGGCCGCTGTCGGTGGCGCATCGGCATGCCCGAGGCGGCGGTCCGCAAACCGCGGCCGAGCGCAAGGAGATCTATTTCCGCACGACCCCGATGTTCGAAACCGGCGACGAGCGCTATTCCTGGCTCAACGACATCGTCGCGGTCGGGCTGGGCGCAAGCGTCGGCGGAGCCGTCCGCTATGATGTGTTCGAGCTTCTGTAG
- the purT gene encoding formate-dependent phosphoribosylglycinamide formyltransferase, translated as MTPTAKILLLGSGELGREFVISAKRLGCHVVACDSYADAPAMQVADEYEVFSMLDGDALRAAIEKHKPDHIVPEVEAIRTEILAEVEAEGFHVVPSARAAQLTMNRDAIRDLAASELELTTSTFEYAETREELQAAAERIGFPLVVKPVMSSSGKGQSTVKDAVGVDAAWDYAAAGMRGDRLRVIAEAFIDFDYEITLLTVRHKDGVAFCPPIGHRQERGDYRESWQPAAMSDAALASAQDMATKVVDALGGHGIFGVEFFVKGNTVIFSELSPRPHDTGMVTLISQSLSEFDLHARAILGLPIPAIAVPDASASAVLLADRDASDFAITGIGDALTPPNAATSVDVRIFGKPVTRPWRRMGVALAKVAGGTADDARAAAAAAAEKLAIDYR; from the coding sequence ATGACCCCCACCGCAAAGATACTTCTCCTCGGCTCGGGCGAGCTCGGCCGCGAATTCGTGATTTCGGCAAAGCGCCTCGGTTGCCATGTCGTCGCGTGCGACAGCTATGCCGACGCTCCCGCGATGCAGGTCGCCGACGAATATGAGGTTTTTTCGATGCTCGACGGCGATGCGCTCCGCGCCGCGATCGAAAAGCACAAGCCCGATCATATCGTCCCCGAGGTCGAGGCGATCCGCACCGAGATTCTCGCCGAAGTCGAGGCCGAAGGCTTCCACGTCGTTCCCTCGGCGCGTGCGGCGCAGCTGACGATGAACCGCGACGCGATCCGCGATCTCGCGGCAAGCGAGCTTGAGCTCACCACATCGACCTTCGAATATGCCGAGACGCGTGAGGAATTGCAGGCTGCGGCCGAGCGCATCGGCTTCCCGCTCGTCGTCAAACCCGTGATGTCCTCGTCGGGCAAGGGCCAGAGCACGGTGAAGGACGCCGTCGGGGTCGATGCGGCGTGGGACTATGCTGCCGCCGGGATGCGCGGCGACCGGCTGCGCGTGATTGCCGAGGCGTTCATCGATTTCGATTACGAAATCACGCTGCTCACCGTGCGGCACAAGGACGGCGTCGCCTTCTGCCCGCCGATCGGCCACCGGCAGGAACGCGGCGATTATCGCGAAAGCTGGCAGCCCGCGGCGATGTCGGACGCGGCGCTGGCGAGCGCGCAGGATATGGCGACCAAGGTGGTCGATGCGCTCGGCGGCCACGGCATCTTCGGGGTCGAATTTTTCGTGAAGGGCAACACGGTGATCTTCTCCGAGCTCAGCCCGCGCCCGCACGACACGGGCATGGTGACGCTGATCTCGCAATCGCTCTCCGAATTCGACCTCCACGCGCGCGCGATTCTCGGCCTGCCGATCCCCGCGATCGCGGTTCCCGACGCGAGCGCCAGCGCCGTGCTCCTCGCCGACCGCGACGCGTCCGATTTCGCGATCACGGGGATCGGCGACGCATTGACGCCACCGAATGCTGCAACCTCGGTCGATGTCCGCATCTTCGGCAAGCCGGTGACGCGACCCTGGCGCCGGATGGGCGTGGCACTTGCCAAAGTGGCGGGCGGTACGGCCGACGACGCCCGCGCCGCTGCCGCTGCCGCCGCGGAGAAACTGGCGATCGACTACCGCTAG
- a CDS encoding nuclear transport factor 2 family protein: MNAIAELERTIPTEALFDRYHVGWETKDADLIASLHSADTIFRLHDGSPAVEGREALRAHCRHLFATYDFSMLMGKRIFGRDYWTFDWTMVLTLAMPGGTAFVAHVGMLDVITVNAEGEVASKHVYPDIARMESAFARAGIAR; encoded by the coding sequence ATGAACGCGATTGCCGAGCTTGAACGCACGATACCGACCGAGGCGCTGTTCGACCGATATCATGTCGGCTGGGAGACAAAGGATGCCGACCTGATCGCGTCGCTGCACTCCGCCGACACCATTTTCCGGCTCCACGACGGATCGCCCGCGGTCGAGGGACGCGAGGCGCTGCGCGCGCATTGCCGGCATCTGTTCGCGACCTATGATTTTTCGATGCTGATGGGCAAAAGGATCTTCGGCCGCGATTACTGGACCTTCGACTGGACGATGGTCCTGACGCTCGCGATGCCGGGCGGCACTGCCTTTGTCGCCCACGTCGGCATGCTCGACGTGATCACGGTCAATGCCGAGGGCGAGGTCGCGAGCAAGCATGTCTACCCCGACATCGCGCGGATGGAGTCGGCCTTCGCGCGGGCGGGAATCGCGCGCTAG
- a CDS encoding AraC family transcriptional regulator, translating to MPDPVAPFLTSCFPVGTRALAPHANLVTAVLAGRSGPLRLERGGLWVEGDLLLVRPGIVHGVALAERGADVLYLNGLAFPFDAPLAVALDGALARVARAAVDCDAAAIAELRDRLAPPREPALPPDMAAVVRAIHGDPMWRMSQDDLAQRLGMERTQALRTFRRSTGQGFREFKLWSALQFAAQQMVGGALVRTAAMDAGFADTAHLSRVFRHVFGLTPSEGIAGLAIAPIIARDRALRTATLM from the coding sequence ATGCCTGACCCGGTGGCGCCTTTCCTCACCAGCTGTTTTCCGGTGGGGACGCGCGCGCTCGCGCCGCATGCCAATCTGGTGACGGCGGTGCTCGCCGGCCGGTCGGGGCCGCTGCGGCTCGAACGCGGCGGCCTTTGGGTCGAGGGCGATTTGCTGCTCGTCCGGCCGGGCATCGTCCACGGCGTCGCGCTCGCCGAGCGCGGCGCCGACGTCCTTTACCTCAACGGGCTGGCCTTTCCGTTCGATGCGCCGCTCGCCGTGGCGCTCGACGGCGCGTTGGCCCGCGTTGCGCGTGCTGCGGTTGACTGCGATGCGGCGGCGATTGCCGAGTTGCGCGATCGCCTCGCACCGCCGCGCGAGCCGGCATTGCCCCCCGACATGGCGGCGGTGGTTCGCGCGATCCACGGCGACCCGATGTGGCGGATGTCGCAGGACGATCTGGCGCAACGGCTCGGCATGGAACGGACGCAGGCGCTGCGCACGTTCCGCAGGTCGACAGGACAGGGCTTTCGCGAGTTCAAGCTGTGGTCGGCGCTGCAATTTGCGGCGCAGCAGATGGTGGGCGGCGCACTCGTCCGCACCGCCGCGATGGATGCCGGTTTTGCCGACACCGCGCATTTGTCGCGCGTGTTTCGCCATGTCTTCGGCCTCACGCCGAGCGAAGGGATCGCGGGGCTCGCCATCGCGCCCATCATCGCGCGCGATCGGGCGCTTCGCACCGCGACGCTTATGTGA
- the ahpC gene encoding alkyl hydroperoxide reductase subunit C, with translation MGIIGSSIKPFNATSYHQGKFVPVSDADTKGKWGVFFFYPADFTFVCPTELEDLADQYETLKGLGVEVYAVSTDTHFSHKAWHDSSPAIGKINYHMLGDQNHVLANNFGVLREDSGLADRATFVVDPDGVIQVMEITSEGVGRNAEELVRKIKAAVYVRANPGQVCPAKWEEGAETLAPSIELVGKI, from the coding sequence ATGGGTATCATTGGAAGCTCGATCAAGCCGTTCAACGCCACCTCGTACCATCAGGGCAAGTTCGTCCCCGTGTCGGACGCCGACACCAAGGGCAAGTGGGGCGTTTTCTTCTTTTACCCCGCCGACTTCACCTTCGTTTGCCCGACCGAGCTCGAAGATCTCGCCGACCAGTATGAAACGCTGAAAGGCCTCGGCGTCGAAGTCTATGCCGTGTCGACCGACACGCATTTCAGCCACAAGGCATGGCACGACAGCTCGCCGGCGATCGGCAAGATCAACTATCACATGCTGGGCGACCAGAACCACGTCCTCGCCAACAATTTCGGCGTGCTGCGTGAAGATTCGGGCCTTGCCGACCGCGCGACCTTCGTCGTCGATCCCGACGGCGTGATTCAGGTGATGGAAATCACCAGCGAAGGCGTCGGCCGCAACGCCGAGGAACTCGTCCGCAAGATCAAGGCCGCGGTCTATGTCCGCGCCAACCCCGGCCAGGTCTGCCCGGCGAAGTGGGAAGAGGGCGCCGAAACGCTCGCGCCCTCGATCGAACTCGTCGGCAAGATCTAA
- the ahpF gene encoding alkyl hydroperoxide reductase subunit F, which produces MLDANTTAQLKTYLGNLRRPIELVASLDASPKSAEMRSLVEEVAAQSDLVTARFDGDDARRPSFAIRADEGRAEAVFAGLPMGHEFTSLILALLHVGGHPPKEDAELLGAARALEGDFVFETFFSLSCQNCPDVVQALNIMAALNPNIRHTAIDGALFQEEVERRQVMAVPAVFLNGEPFGQGRMDLAQIVAKLDTGAVARAAEKIGAKEPFDVLVVGGGPGGAAAAIYAARKGIRTGIVAERFGGQVLDTLGIENFVSVQHTEGPKLAAQLEAHVKDYDVDVMNVQEAAELIPGGAHGLHEVKLKSGASVKGKTVILSTGARWRQMGVPGEAEYRNKGVAYCTHCDGPLFKGKRVAVIGGGNSGVEAAIDLAGLVAHVTLIEFDSQLRADAVLQTKLKSLPNVTVITSALTTEVLGNGEKVVGLRYRDRNKDEEHLVELEGIFVQIGLIPNTEWLGNAVALSDRGEIEVDARGATSQPGIFAAGDVTTVPYKQIVIAMGEGSKASLSAFDHLIRSGA; this is translated from the coding sequence ATGCTCGACGCCAACACGACCGCCCAGCTCAAAACCTATCTCGGCAACCTCCGTCGCCCGATCGAGCTGGTCGCGAGCCTCGACGCCTCACCCAAGTCGGCCGAGATGCGCAGCCTTGTCGAAGAGGTCGCGGCGCAGTCGGACCTCGTCACCGCGCGCTTCGACGGCGACGACGCCCGCCGCCCGTCCTTCGCGATCCGCGCCGATGAGGGTCGCGCCGAAGCGGTGTTCGCGGGGCTGCCGATGGGGCATGAATTCACCTCGCTGATCCTCGCGCTGCTCCATGTCGGCGGCCATCCGCCCAAGGAAGACGCCGAGCTGCTCGGCGCGGCGCGCGCGCTCGAAGGCGACTTCGTCTTCGAAACCTTCTTCTCGCTCTCGTGCCAGAATTGCCCCGACGTCGTGCAGGCGCTCAACATCATGGCGGCGCTCAATCCGAATATCCGCCACACGGCGATCGACGGCGCGCTGTTTCAGGAGGAAGTCGAGCGGCGTCAGGTGATGGCTGTTCCGGCCGTCTTCCTGAACGGCGAACCCTTTGGGCAGGGCCGCATGGACCTCGCGCAGATCGTTGCGAAGCTCGACACCGGCGCGGTCGCGCGCGCGGCCGAAAAGATCGGCGCGAAGGAGCCGTTCGACGTGCTCGTCGTCGGCGGCGGCCCCGGCGGCGCCGCGGCGGCGATCTATGCCGCGCGCAAGGGCATCCGCACCGGCATCGTCGCCGAACGCTTCGGCGGGCAGGTGCTCGACACGCTGGGGATCGAGAATTTCGTCTCGGTCCAGCACACCGAGGGGCCGAAGCTCGCGGCGCAGCTCGAGGCGCATGTGAAGGACTATGACGTCGACGTCATGAACGTGCAGGAAGCCGCCGAGCTGATCCCGGGCGGCGCGCACGGCCTGCACGAAGTGAAGCTCAAGAGCGGCGCGAGCGTGAAGGGCAAGACGGTGATCCTGTCGACCGGCGCGCGCTGGCGCCAGATGGGCGTCCCCGGCGAGGCCGAATATCGCAACAAGGGCGTGGCATACTGCACGCACTGCGACGGTCCCTTGTTCAAGGGCAAGCGCGTCGCGGTGATCGGCGGCGGCAATTCGGGCGTCGAGGCGGCGATCGACCTCGCCGGGCTCGTCGCGCATGTGACGCTGATCGAGTTCGACAGCCAGCTTCGCGCCGACGCGGTGCTGCAGACCAAGCTCAAGAGCCTGCCCAACGTCACGGTCATCACCTCGGCGCTCACCACCGAAGTGCTCGGCAATGGCGAGAAGGTCGTCGGCCTGCGCTATCGCGACCGCAACAAGGACGAGGAGCATCTGGTCGAACTCGAAGGCATCTTCGTCCAGATCGGCCTCATCCCGAACACCGAATGGCTCGGCAATGCGGTGGCGCTCAGCGATCGCGGCGAGATCGAGGTCGATGCGCGCGGCGCGACGAGCCAGCCCGGCATATTCGCCGCGGGCGATGTGACGACTGTGCCCTACAAGCAGATCGTCATCGCAATGGGCGAAGGCTCAAAGGCATCGCTCTCGGCCTTCGATCACCTGATCCGGTCGGGCGCCTGA
- a CDS encoding GFA family protein — MDRIETQASGGCQCGTVRYHVTAVLDTSHICHCRMCQKAAGNFFIALIGVPRDAITWTRGAPTWFKSSEKAARGFCRTCGTPLAYDYFDSKHINLTTGSFDEPSQFPPRVQFGLEGQLSLFENLPIKAEGTTEETMAAYVGAIKASNHQHPDHDTERWPEA; from the coding sequence ATGGACAGGATCGAAACACAGGCGTCGGGCGGCTGCCAGTGCGGCACGGTGCGCTATCATGTCACCGCCGTGCTCGACACGTCGCACATCTGCCATTGTCGCATGTGCCAGAAGGCTGCGGGTAATTTCTTCATCGCGCTGATTGGTGTGCCGCGCGATGCGATCACGTGGACGCGCGGCGCGCCGACATGGTTCAAAAGCTCCGAAAAGGCCGCGCGCGGATTCTGCCGGACATGCGGCACACCGCTTGCCTATGATTATTTCGACAGCAAGCATATCAACCTGACCACCGGATCGTTCGACGAGCCGTCGCAATTCCCCCCGCGCGTGCAGTTCGGCCTCGAAGGCCAGCTATCGCTGTTCGAGAATCTGCCGATCAAGGCCGAAGGCACGACCGAGGAAACGATGGCCGCCTATGTCGGCGCGATCAAGGCAAGCAACCACCAGCATCCAGACCATGACACGGAGAGGTGGCCGGAGGCGTGA
- a CDS encoding glutathione S-transferase family protein yields the protein MEPILIYGFPLGSSMGLVAALEWLGKPYRLCRVDMLGEMREPAYARINPRHETPALITDEGKVLTETMAIAHWLAARDDERRISPDPMSSEGDRMRQIMAFINTGFTGAFTPLWVALEMDPPRPALQASLREFGKEAVIGRHDKLEAMVGEGPYLVRDRPTLADALFVGIARWLEFHEVAEPVHWPKLAALRARLEADPAVVYATALESGESAVGSGVCLGHVPLAEVVERYGA from the coding sequence TTGGAACCGATCCTTATCTATGGCTTCCCGCTGGGAAGTTCCATGGGGCTTGTCGCGGCCCTCGAATGGCTGGGCAAACCCTATCGCCTGTGCCGCGTCGACATGCTCGGCGAAATGCGCGAGCCGGCCTATGCCCGCATCAACCCACGGCACGAAACGCCGGCGCTGATCACGGACGAGGGCAAGGTGCTCACCGAAACGATGGCGATCGCGCACTGGCTCGCCGCGCGCGACGATGAACGGCGGATCAGCCCCGATCCGATGTCGTCCGAAGGCGACCGGATGCGGCAGATCATGGCGTTCATCAACACCGGCTTCACTGGTGCCTTCACCCCGCTGTGGGTCGCGCTCGAAATGGACCCGCCGCGCCCGGCACTGCAGGCATCATTGCGCGAATTTGGCAAGGAGGCGGTGATCGGGCGCCACGACAAGCTCGAAGCAATGGTCGGCGAAGGTCCCTATCTGGTCCGAGACCGGCCGACGCTGGCCGACGCGCTGTTCGTTGGAATCGCGCGCTGGCTCGAGTTCCACGAGGTCGCCGAGCCCGTGCATTGGCCGAAACTCGCGGCGCTGCGCGCGCGATTGGAGGCCGATCCGGCGGTCGTCTATGCGACCGCGCTCGAAAGCGGCGAAAGCGCGGTCGGCAGCGGCGTCTGTCTCGGCCATGTTCCGCTCGCCGAGGTGGTCGAGCGTTACGGTGCCTGA
- a CDS encoding helix-turn-helix domain-containing protein, producing MMKDLVSRCPIEEVMQLLSGRWPTLLIYYLSDGMKRFSDLRRDNPTISHKMLTLELRKLEDAGIVRRTEFDGYPRRVEYDLTVDGERLVPLIDALGDWWDTVTPASAVAEAIAQ from the coding sequence ATGATGAAGGATCTGGTTTCGCGTTGTCCGATCGAGGAAGTGATGCAGCTATTGAGCGGCCGCTGGCCGACCTTGCTGATCTATTATCTCAGCGACGGGATGAAGCGGTTCAGCGACTTGCGCCGCGACAATCCGACGATCTCGCACAAGATGCTGACGCTCGAGCTGCGCAAGCTCGAGGATGCGGGGATCGTCCGGCGCACCGAGTTCGACGGCTATCCGCGGCGTGTCGAATATGATCTGACGGTGGACGGCGAGCGGCTCGTTCCGCTGATCGACGCGCTCGGCGACTGGTGGGATACGGTCACCCCTGCATCGGCCGTCGCGGAGGCCATCGCCCAATGA
- a CDS encoding AAC(3)-I family aminoglycoside N-acetyltransferase, with product MIVRRLGTGDVAAARALNTVYAAAFDDPVTYRADRPDDAWLARQLGRDGVIILVAERDGVVVGGLTAYDLPKIEAARSEIYLYDLAVDEAYRRRGIATALIAELQHIAAETGAWAVFVQADYVDPPAIALYTKLGTREEVLHFDLPPRPRG from the coding sequence ATGATCGTCCGCCGGCTGGGAACGGGCGACGTCGCGGCGGCGCGCGCGCTCAACACCGTCTACGCCGCCGCCTTCGACGATCCCGTCACCTACCGCGCCGACCGGCCCGACGACGCCTGGCTCGCACGCCAGCTCGGCCGCGACGGTGTCATCATCCTCGTCGCCGAGCGCGACGGTGTCGTCGTCGGCGGCCTCACCGCCTATGATCTTCCCAAGATCGAGGCGGCGCGCAGCGAAATCTATCTTTACGATCTCGCGGTCGACGAAGCGTACCGCCGCCGCGGCATCGCCACCGCGCTGATCGCCGAACTCCAGCATATCGCCGCCGAGACCGGCGCGTGGGCGGTCTTCGTCCAGGCCGATTATGTTGATCCGCCAGCGATCGCGCTATACACCAAACTCGGCACCCGCGAAGAGGTCCTGCATTTCGACCTGCCGCCACGCCCGCGCGGCTGA
- the polA gene encoding DNA polymerase I, protein MSEKNHLYLVDGSSYIFRAYHRLPPLTNPKGVPVGAVYGYTTMLWKLAKDLHDADGPTHLAVILDHSSQSFRNEIYDQYKANRPEPPEDLRPQFPLIRDATRAFSLPCIEMEGFEADDLIASYAEAAVREGWDVTIVSSDKDLMQLIREPAEGPQVDMLDTMKNVRMGLEAVNEKFGVTPDLVGDVLALMGDSVDNVPGVRGIGPKTATKLIQEYGNLTAALDGATTMKASKLRDNLIEHRAMAELSRILVDLKRDCPLPDALDALKLGAIPPLPLKSFLDEHGFRSLSAKLDLGGTPGGPPTLPRASAAPAASAAGPSTPTLPPMPAIDRALYETVTTIEALDRWIEEARAAHVVAIDTETASLDSVTGTLVGVSMATGPGRACYIPLGHGGTDMFAEKPEQVPLADAIGRLHALFSDEAVLKVGHNLKYDIGVLAQHGITIAPYDDTLVMSFALDAGKHQHGLDELAKLHLDHVCISFKDVCGTGKSQISFAEVPLDRATQYAAEDAEVAWRLWKLLKLRLPIEGGTRVYEMVDRPLAAVVEGMERAGIMVDRDYLARLSGEFANDMLRMEGEIHGLAGQPFAIGSPKQLGEILFDKMGLKGGRKGKSGDWSTDQSELERLERDGVPIARKILEWRQLAKLKSTYTDALQQQINPTTGRVHTSYSLVGAQTGRLSSTDPNLQNIPIRTETGRQIRDAFIAAPGHVLIAADYSQIELRLAAHMADVPELKTAFAQGQDIHAATAIELFGEVNRDTRGKAKTVNFSILYGISRWGLAGRLEVTPDEAQALIARYFERFPGISDYITDTLENARAKGYTETLFGRKTWFPRIKAANQNERAGSERAAINAPIQGTSADLIKRAMARMPNALADAGLSDVRMLLQVHDELVFEAPEDKAAAAGDVIRAVMSGAAEPALELSVPLEVEVGTGKSWGEAH, encoded by the coding sequence ATGTCCGAGAAGAATCATCTCTATCTGGTCGATGGCTCCAGCTACATCTTCCGCGCCTATCACCGCCTGCCGCCGCTGACGAACCCCAAGGGCGTGCCCGTCGGCGCGGTCTATGGCTATACGACGATGCTGTGGAAGCTCGCGAAGGATCTGCACGACGCCGACGGGCCGACGCACCTCGCCGTCATCCTCGATCATTCGAGCCAGTCGTTCCGCAACGAGATTTACGACCAATATAAGGCGAACCGCCCCGAGCCGCCCGAGGATCTGCGCCCGCAATTCCCGCTGATCCGCGACGCGACGCGCGCCTTCTCGCTGCCGTGCATTGAGATGGAGGGTTTCGAGGCCGACGACCTCATCGCCTCTTATGCCGAAGCCGCGGTGCGCGAGGGCTGGGACGTTACGATCGTGTCGTCGGACAAGGATTTGATGCAGCTGATCCGCGAACCCGCCGAAGGCCCGCAGGTCGACATGCTCGACACGATGAAGAATGTCCGGATGGGTTTGGAAGCGGTGAACGAGAAGTTCGGCGTCACCCCCGATCTGGTCGGCGACGTGCTTGCGCTGATGGGCGACAGCGTCGACAATGTTCCCGGCGTACGCGGCATCGGCCCGAAGACCGCGACCAAGCTGATCCAGGAATATGGCAATCTGACCGCCGCGCTCGACGGGGCGACGACGATGAAGGCGTCGAAGCTGCGCGACAATCTGATCGAGCATCGCGCAATGGCCGAATTGTCGCGTATCCTCGTCGACCTCAAGCGCGATTGCCCGCTGCCCGACGCGCTCGACGCATTGAAGCTCGGCGCGATCCCGCCGCTGCCGCTGAAAAGCTTCCTCGACGAGCATGGTTTCCGTTCGCTTTCGGCCAAGCTCGACCTCGGCGGCACGCCGGGCGGACCGCCGACCCTGCCGCGCGCGAGCGCAGCGCCGGCGGCATCCGCAGCGGGCCCATCGACCCCTACCCTGCCCCCGATGCCCGCCATCGACCGCGCCCTCTATGAAACGGTAACGACGATCGAGGCGCTCGACCGCTGGATCGAGGAAGCGCGCGCCGCGCATGTCGTCGCGATCGACACCGAAACGGCGAGCCTCGACAGCGTCACCGGCACGCTCGTCGGCGTCAGTATGGCGACCGGCCCGGGGCGCGCCTGCTACATCCCGCTCGGCCATGGCGGAACCGACATGTTCGCCGAAAAGCCCGAGCAGGTACCGCTCGCCGACGCGATCGGCCGGCTGCATGCGCTTTTTTCGGATGAAGCGGTGCTGAAGGTCGGGCACAACCTCAAATATGACATCGGCGTGCTCGCGCAGCACGGCATCACCATCGCGCCTTATGACGATACGCTGGTGATGAGCTTCGCGCTCGACGCGGGCAAGCATCAGCACGGGCTCGACGAGCTGGCGAAGCTGCACCTCGACCATGTCTGCATCTCGTTCAAGGACGTGTGCGGCACGGGCAAGTCGCAGATCAGCTTCGCCGAAGTGCCGCTCGACCGCGCGACGCAATATGCGGCCGAGGATGCCGAGGTCGCGTGGCGGTTGTGGAAGCTGCTCAAGCTCCGCCTGCCGATCGAGGGCGGCACGCGCGTCTATGAAATGGTCGACCGTCCGCTCGCCGCCGTCGTCGAGGGCATGGAGCGTGCCGGCATCATGGTCGACCGCGACTATCTCGCGCGCCTGTCGGGCGAGTTCGCGAACGACATGCTGCGCATGGAAGGCGAGATTCACGGACTCGCGGGACAGCCCTTCGCGATTGGCAGCCCCAAGCAGCTCGGCGAAATATTGTTCGACAAGATGGGCCTGAAAGGCGGACGCAAGGGAAAGTCGGGCGACTGGTCGACCGACCAGAGCGAGCTCGAACGGCTCGAACGCGACGGCGTACCGATCGCGCGCAAAATCCTCGAATGGCGCCAGCTCGCGAAGCTCAAGTCGACCTATACCGACGCGCTGCAGCAGCAGATCAATCCGACGACCGGCCGCGTCCACACCAGCTACAGCCTCGTCGGCGCGCAGACCGGGCGGCTGTCGTCGACCGACCCCAATCTCCAGAACATCCCGATCCGCACCGAGACCGGCCGCCAGATCCGCGACGCCTTCATCGCGGCGCCCGGTCATGTCCTGATCGCCGCCGATTATAGCCAGATCGAGCTGAGGCTAGCGGCGCATATGGCCGACGTCCCCGAACTCAAGACCGCCTTCGCGCAGGGGCAGGACATCCACGCCGCGACCGCGATCGAGCTGTTCGGCGAGGTCAACCGTGACACGCGCGGCAAGGCAAAGACGGTCAATTTCTCGATCCTCTACGGCATTTCGCGCTGGGGCCTCGCGGGCCGGCTCGAAGTGACGCCCGACGAGGCGCAGGCGCTGATCGCGCGCTATTTCGAGCGTTTCCCCGGCATTTCGGACTATATCACCGACACGCTCGAGAATGCGCGCGCCAAGGGTTATACCGAAACTTTGTTCGGGCGGAAAACCTGGTTCCCGCGTATTAAGGCCGCGAACCAGAACGAACGCGCAGGCAGCGAACGCGCCGCGATCAACGCGCCGATCCAGGGTACCAGCGCCGACCTGATCAAACGCGCGATGGCACGGATGCCGAATGCGTTAGCGGATGCGGGGCTTTCCGACGTCCGCATGCTGCTGCAGGTTCACGACGAGCTGGTGTTCGAAGCACCCGAGGACAAGGCGGCGGCGGCGGGCGACGTCATCCGCGCGGTGATGTCGGGCGCCGCCGAACCGGCGCTCGAGCTGTCGGTTCCGCTGGAGGTCGAGGTCGGCACGGGGAAGAGCTGGGGCGAAGCGCATTGA
- a CDS encoding CDP-alcohol phosphatidyltransferase family protein, with protein MSKFEPVAKAPVRIQQNILARSERRLLNWLCARLPAWVTPDQLTTLGFAGAVLVAAGYLLSWFDSEWLGLSLAGYIVNWFGDSLDGSLARWRGIERPNYGYFLDHSVDAIATLLMISAIGMSPYMRLDVALMGVIGYFLLSIHTFISAKILGEFRLSYMAGGPTELRLMLMAMTIAMPIIGGADIKGTNFSVFDLFAIVVSSILVTLFIVQTSATARMLRRRGN; from the coding sequence ATGAGCAAGTTCGAACCCGTCGCCAAGGCGCCGGTCCGCATTCAGCAGAATATCCTTGCGCGCAGCGAGCGCCGCCTTCTCAACTGGCTGTGCGCGCGCCTGCCCGCTTGGGTCACGCCCGACCAGCTCACCACATTGGGGTTCGCCGGCGCGGTGCTCGTCGCGGCGGGCTATCTGCTCAGCTGGTTCGACAGCGAATGGCTCGGCCTGTCGCTCGCCGGCTATATCGTAAACTGGTTCGGCGATTCGCTCGACGGCAGCCTCGCGCGCTGGCGCGGCATCGAACGCCCGAATTACGGCTATTTCCTCGATCACAGCGTCGATGCGATCGCAACCTTGCTGATGATCAGCGCGATCGGCATGAGCCCCTATATGCGGCTCGACGTCGCGCTGATGGGGGTGATCGGCTATTTCCTGCTGTCGATCCACACCTTCATTTCGGCCAAAATCCTCGGCGAATTCCGCCTGTCCTACATGGCGGGCGGCCCGACCGAGCTGCGACTGATGCTGATGGCGATGACGATTGCGATGCCGATCATCGGCGGGGCCGACATAAAAGGCACCAATTTCTCCGTCTTCGACCTGTTCGCGATCGTCGTCTCGAGCATCCTCGTCACGCTGTTCATCGTTCAGACCTCGGCAACCGCGCGGATGCTCCGCCGCCGGGGCAACTGA